One Capsicum annuum cultivar UCD-10X-F1 chromosome 2, UCD10Xv1.1, whole genome shotgun sequence genomic window carries:
- the LOC107861499 gene encoding uncharacterized protein LOC107861499, protein MKDWAAPIIATALFGFLCPGLIFQMPGKHRPVDFMNMKTSIVSMLLHTLFFGLFLMLFLVILNIHLYA, encoded by the coding sequence ATGAAGGACTGGGCAGCACCGATAATCGCAACAGCGTTATTTGGATTTCTATGTCCAGGACTAATATTTCAAATGCCAGGGAAGCATAGGCCAGTTGATTTCATGAATATGAAGACCAGTATTGTCTCTATGTTGCTTCATACTCTCTTCTTTGGTTTGTTTCTTATGCTTTTCCTAGTCATTCTCAATATACATCTCTatgcttaa
- the LOC107860777 gene encoding uncharacterized protein LOC107860777, which yields MSDWGPVFVAVVLFVLLTPGLLVQVPGRNRFVEFSNFQTSGVSILVHSLLYFALICIFLLAIGIHLYTG from the coding sequence ATGTCTGATTGGGGTCCGGTGTTTGTGGCGGTGGTGCTCTTCGTCCTGTTAACGCCAGGGCTGCTGGTTCAGGTGCCTGGTCGCAATCGATTTGTTGAGTTTAGCAACTTTCAGACGAGCGGAGTGTCCATATTAGTTCACTCACTTCTCTACTTCGCCCTCATTTGCATCTTCTTATTAGCCATTGGGATCCATTTGTACACTGGCTAA
- the LOC107861501 gene encoding uncharacterized protein LOC107861501 encodes MVADWGPVVVAVAMFILLSPGLLFQLPARTRVIEFGNMYTSGISILVHAILFFCIYTILIVAIGIHIRSG; translated from the coding sequence ATGGTGGCAGATTGGGGACCAGTGGTGGTTGCAGTAGCGATGTTCATCTTACTGTCACCGGGTTTGCTATTCCAACTACCTGCAAGGACCCGGGTGATTGAATTCGGGAACATGTACACCAGTGGGATTTCCATACTGGTTCATGCCATCTTATTCTTCTGCATATATACAATCTTGATAGTTGCTATTGGTATTCACATACGGTCTGGCTGA
- the LOC107860776 gene encoding nuclear transport factor 2B, producing MDPDAVAKAFVDHYYTTFDTNRAGLANLYQETSMLSFEGVKIQGAQSIVGKLTSLPFQQCKHHINTVDCQPSGPAGGMLVFVSGNLQLPGEQHALKFSQMFHLMPTQQGSFYVLNDIFRLNYA from the exons ATGGATCCAGACGCTGTTGCGAAAGCATTCGTAGACCACTACTACACCACCTTTGATACCAATCGGGCCGGCCTTGCTAATCTCTACCAGGAAACTTCTATGTTGAGTTTTGAAGGCGTTAAGATTCAGGGTGCTCAGAGTATCGTCGGTAAGCTCACCAGTCTCCCTTTCCAGCAGTGCAAGCATCACATCAACACCGTCGATTGTCAGCCTTCTGGTCCTGCCGGCGGTATGCTCGTCTTTGTCAGCGGTAATCTTCAACTCCCCGGCGAACAGCATGCCCTCAAGTTCAGTCAG ATGTTTCATTTGATGCCAACACAGCAGGGGAGTTTTTATGTATTGAATGACATATTCCGGTTGAACTATGCATGA
- the LOC107861502 gene encoding uncharacterized protein LOC107861502, with protein sequence MADWGPVVIAVVLFVLLSPGLLFQLPGNNRAIQFANFQTSGLSILIHTILFFGLITIFLIAIGVHIYTG encoded by the coding sequence ATGGCTGATTGGGGACCAGTTGTAATAGCTGTTGTTCTGTTTGTGCTATTGAGCCCTGGGCTACTGTTCCAACTACCAGGGAACAACCGAGCAATTCAATTTGCCAATTTTCAGACAAGTGGACTCTCCATTTTGATACATACAATTCTCTTCTTTGGCCTTATTACCATCTTCCTTATTGCCATTGGTGTCCATATTTACACCGGCTAG
- the LOC107861500 gene encoding uncharacterized protein LOC107861500: MADWGPVLIGVVLFILLQPGLLFQIPGNNRTLEFGSMKTNGKAIAVHTLIFFTLYAILILAVHVHIYTG; encoded by the coding sequence atggcGGACTGGGGCCCAGTGCTCATCGGAGTGGTACTCTTCATACTGTTGCAACCTGGGCTTCTGTTTCAGATACCGGGTAATAATCGTACTCTGGAATTTGGGAGCATGAAGACTAATGGAAAGGCTATTGCTGTTCatacccttattttctttaccctCTATGCCATTCTCATTCTCGCTGTCCATGTTCACATCTATACTGGCTGA